In Deltaproteobacteria bacterium, one DNA window encodes the following:
- a CDS encoding PD-(D/E)XK nuclease family protein: MNSLIPNRFISNLGRICGEHLLAEKWLVAPSLRVGHQWVEQVARSGCPAVNLRVTTVRSLVMKLSGSLPGKLISHRGAEILVSRVLQDLREQGPRYFTTLEPYPSLVSALSRSLGDLRVAGIGPGELKRLERERGGGERKKMAELADLLSDYEDSLARMGRVDYGGLLSAVTRDLLTGSGGLPEGVILLAPDDLDLRGQESTLVDLLPAVVVEGLRPGKTPRPSSSHLSGDQGLTDLARLAWMDTPLQAPPPLGDGTLEIFGASGEVNEVRLALRRCLSMGWHLDQVEILYTDRGTYLPLLFELFARHFPFETGDLDNLPATFSEGIPSVYSRPGRALAAWARWAMDGFPIRGLAGMVREGLLKLDGENSQAARAAAADLLIGTGAGPGPETALAAIEAAIKARRGRSGKRFDENGNDLANRKRDPAVLDFLRTLLKTLEKCTPLPDHSLPRVLEGAARFLATSVRTAGEFDEYAAKSLALDIGETVKYMEELGHFPGGDPLQWIVSFVEEARVAGSGPRPGHLHVAPLALGGHSGRPHTVVLGLDDGRFPGSDRQEPVLLDNEREALSPLLRLAGEELKNRETYLAVLAGRINGTLTLTCCLRDLVEDRDIFPSPSLVKAFRILSDPRADQEALLAHLSPPAGFIDPSSSACLDSAEWWTGRFTGPVSVTDGRAALGRRFPNLARGMIASEEKRRTVPTSFDGLTGPLPPELDILSKQGPAVSSNRLQTLGTCPLRYFFRYILDIEGVDEEPPEPGKWLTPADRGSILHELFHIYMDGLIREKKTPDYDRDSAGLEELLDDLLDRHGRIAPPPTSHARDHERAQMMESARIFLREEESFVRDHEPLYTEASVGLPPTDLPTGLDREEPIPLELAPGRLVRARGRIDRIDRRRSDGAFVITDYKSGSNWSYTRKDPFHQGRVVQHLLYTLMAEQCLLQTAGAPARVAAFRFLFPTVQTQGEGLLLMRETLEEGREVLVNLCDLAGAGCFLPTDDAGDCKWCDYALICGDTASQALRVTEKLERGDPRLDPMRKLRGYE, encoded by the coding sequence ATGAACTCTTTAATTCCCAATAGATTCATCTCAAACCTGGGGCGGATCTGCGGTGAGCATCTCCTCGCCGAGAAGTGGCTCGTAGCGCCGTCTCTGCGTGTGGGTCACCAGTGGGTTGAGCAGGTGGCCCGGTCCGGCTGCCCGGCGGTGAACCTCCGGGTGACGACGGTGAGGAGCCTGGTTATGAAACTTTCCGGTTCCTTGCCCGGAAAACTCATCTCCCACCGAGGCGCCGAGATCCTCGTCTCCCGCGTTCTTCAGGACCTCCGTGAACAGGGCCCGCGCTACTTCACCACACTGGAGCCTTACCCGTCCCTGGTCAGCGCCCTGTCCCGGTCATTAGGGGATCTGCGCGTCGCCGGCATTGGGCCCGGGGAGCTGAAAAGATTGGAGAGGGAAAGAGGGGGAGGAGAGAGAAAAAAAATGGCTGAGCTGGCTGACCTCCTTTCCGATTACGAGGACAGCCTTGCCCGAATGGGCCGGGTCGATTACGGGGGTCTTTTGTCCGCCGTGACGCGCGACCTTCTAACCGGTTCAGGGGGATTGCCGGAAGGGGTGATCCTCCTGGCGCCGGACGACCTCGATTTGCGCGGCCAGGAGAGCACCCTCGTGGATCTGCTGCCTGCGGTGGTCGTTGAGGGGCTCCGACCCGGGAAAACTCCTCGACCATCGTCATCGCACCTCTCGGGGGACCAGGGGCTCACTGACCTTGCGCGCCTCGCATGGATGGATACGCCGCTCCAGGCACCGCCCCCTCTCGGGGACGGGACCCTCGAGATTTTTGGGGCCTCCGGGGAGGTCAACGAGGTGCGCCTTGCCCTTAGAAGGTGCCTTTCCATGGGATGGCACCTGGACCAGGTGGAGATCCTGTACACCGATCGGGGTACCTACCTCCCCCTTCTCTTCGAGCTGTTCGCGCGCCACTTTCCCTTCGAAACCGGCGACCTGGACAACCTCCCCGCAACCTTTTCAGAGGGGATCCCCTCCGTCTACTCTCGGCCCGGCAGGGCTCTCGCCGCCTGGGCACGGTGGGCCATGGACGGTTTTCCGATCCGGGGTCTGGCGGGTATGGTCCGCGAGGGGCTCTTGAAACTCGATGGTGAAAACAGCCAGGCGGCGAGAGCCGCGGCCGCGGACCTGCTCATCGGGACCGGAGCCGGCCCCGGTCCCGAGACGGCTCTTGCGGCAATAGAGGCGGCCATCAAGGCCCGAAGGGGACGGTCCGGGAAGCGCTTCGATGAGAACGGCAACGATTTGGCGAACCGTAAGAGAGATCCCGCCGTCCTTGACTTTCTCAGGACCCTCCTTAAGACCCTGGAAAAGTGCACCCCTCTCCCGGACCACTCCCTGCCCCGGGTCCTGGAAGGCGCCGCCCGTTTCCTTGCAACATCCGTCCGCACGGCAGGGGAGTTCGACGAGTACGCCGCCAAGTCCCTCGCCCTGGACATCGGCGAGACCGTAAAATACATGGAGGAGCTGGGGCACTTCCCGGGTGGAGATCCCCTGCAATGGATCGTCTCCTTCGTCGAGGAGGCGAGGGTTGCCGGGAGCGGCCCCCGTCCGGGGCATCTTCACGTGGCCCCCCTGGCCCTCGGTGGGCACTCTGGACGTCCCCATACGGTCGTGCTGGGCCTCGACGACGGGCGTTTCCCCGGATCGGACCGCCAGGAGCCGGTGCTTTTGGACAACGAGCGGGAAGCCCTTTCCCCCCTGCTGCGACTGGCCGGGGAGGAGCTTAAAAACCGGGAAACCTACCTGGCCGTCCTGGCCGGACGAATTAACGGAACCCTTACCCTTACCTGCTGCCTCCGGGACCTGGTGGAGGACCGCGACATCTTCCCCAGCCCCTCCCTGGTTAAGGCCTTCCGTATTCTTTCCGACCCGCGGGCCGACCAGGAAGCCCTCCTGGCCCACCTTTCGCCCCCCGCCGGTTTCATTGACCCGTCCTCCTCCGCCTGCCTGGATTCGGCCGAGTGGTGGACCGGAAGGTTCACCGGCCCCGTTAGCGTAACCGACGGGAGGGCTGCTCTCGGTCGACGTTTCCCCAACCTGGCAAGAGGAATGATCGCGTCAGAGGAAAAGCGTCGTACGGTCCCGACCTCCTTCGATGGCCTGACAGGCCCCCTCCCTCCCGAGCTGGACATCCTCTCGAAACAGGGCCCTGCCGTATCATCAAACCGCCTGCAGACCCTCGGTACCTGCCCCCTGCGCTACTTTTTCCGGTATATCCTCGACATCGAGGGGGTGGACGAGGAGCCTCCTGAACCCGGAAAGTGGCTTACCCCCGCCGACAGGGGCAGCATACTCCACGAGCTTTTCCATATCTACATGGACGGCCTTATCAGGGAAAAAAAGACCCCCGACTACGACAGGGACAGCGCCGGGTTAGAAGAGCTGCTCGACGATCTCCTGGACCGGCACGGGAGAATAGCGCCTCCCCCCACGTCCCACGCCAGGGACCATGAGCGGGCCCAGATGATGGAGTCGGCCCGCATCTTCCTGCGGGAGGAGGAGTCCTTCGTCCGTGACCACGAACCCCTTTACACCGAAGCGTCGGTGGGGCTGCCCCCCACGGATCTGCCCACCGGCCTGGATCGGGAGGAGCCGATACCCCTGGAGCTGGCCCCGGGGCGCCTCGTCAGGGCAAGGGGGCGCATAGACCGTATCGACCGCAGGAGGAGCGACGGAGCCTTCGTGATCACCGACTACAAGTCGGGCAGCAACTGGAGCTATACCCGGAAGGACCCATTCCACCAGGGGCGTGTGGTCCAGCATTTGCTCTACACCCTGATGGCCGAACAGTGCCTGCTTCAGACCGCCGGTGCGCCCGCCAGGGTGGCCGCCTTCCGGTTCCTGTTCCCCACCGTCCAGACCCAGGGCGAGGGGCTCCTTCTGATGAGGGAGACATTGGAGGAGGGCAGGGAGGTCCTGGTCAATCTCTGCGATCTCGCCGGCGCGGGATGCTTCCTGCCCACCGACGATGCGGGCGACTGCAAATGGTGCGATTATGCCCTCATCTGCGGGGACACCGCTTCCCAGGCCCTGCGTGTGACCGAAAAGCTGGAAAGGGGCGACCCGAGGCTCGACCCCATGAGGAAGCTGCGCGGATATGAGTAA
- a CDS encoding UvrD-helicase domain-containing protein → MSKPDNYQLPDAAGRRKIEEDLDTNYLVEAAAGTGKTTSMVRRMVALVASGKASAPGIAAVTFTRKAASELKVRFVLQMEEAYGKAIKGGDEDRAAYLMSALETSGRCFVGTIHSFCARLLRERPVEAGVDPAFTEMDEYEDERLRRVSWEEQIAGLADEVVRDRILAAGLSPGELFSFFETVAGHPDVDRWPAPDPVPPDMTGALEEFRRYLAHIDALLSQLPDEWGSDTLIPRLRRIHRMARNARDLADPLILFKILETFGLKVVARNKFYPGEKEQAQGEAERWVRFNEAVALPAVRRFMEYRYAVAIQAVLPAVDRYRHMRTLQGSLNYGDLLLKAAEMLRENPEVRRFFQRRYRRLLVDEFQDTDPVQAEVMMLLTSTDTGERDWKRCTPRPGSLFVVGDPKQSIYRFRRADIMIYNEVRSIITGRGGGEKLDLSANFRSRPELLDWVNSVFEPWFPPEETDVAPRYVNLETGRHYDDDRSPVNLSGIRTIPIPARCSNKDLVMRYEPERIARTIRNLVDSGATLTGKDGLTRSCTYGDFLVVTMKKEHLSPFSSAMDRWSIPHQVTGGAALGEVPQLYDLYLAVRSAARPHDPVALVAVLKSGMFGFSDADLLAYRLAGGEFRWDRPVPAGLQAELTERFSDVTKRLSGYARWLATLPIVPAMERMAEDLGLTAMAAIQADGDLRAGSLYKALEVLRSAAVLRPLLDHVLETFRLLITGEEAHDGMAARPEPPSLVRVMNLHKVKGLEAPVVFLATPVGNWSTAPSLHIVRDGEEVTGYAEVAGAGGGWGRSPAVALPPGWDDTWAPLEEAFLQAELIRLLYVAATRAGSMLVISQMERGGGSHPWSFFSDHLQGAPELSDPEGIEPPDLSEKELGPDGDGDPSKYPQKWENLLRPGYEKSFPSRRAVPGKDPQLPTGEHGTGWGTVIHKLLEVVMDAPSTDQELEALAETFLAEEKLSTEHAADAVSTVRSVTGSVIWERALKAKDHLIEVPYTYLKSEDPVPVLEPGVMDLVFKEIDGWVIVDYKTGRMAPERYRPQLEAYREAWEAMGCGKVKEIGLYFVDHEEYVKL, encoded by the coding sequence ATGAGTAAGCCGGACAACTATCAACTGCCGGATGCCGCCGGGCGCCGGAAAATCGAGGAGGATCTCGATACCAACTACCTGGTGGAGGCGGCTGCGGGAACCGGTAAAACGACGAGCATGGTTCGGCGGATGGTGGCCCTTGTCGCCTCGGGGAAGGCAAGCGCCCCCGGCATCGCCGCCGTGACCTTCACCCGCAAAGCCGCATCGGAACTCAAGGTTCGCTTCGTACTGCAGATGGAAGAGGCCTACGGGAAAGCCATCAAGGGCGGCGACGAGGACAGGGCCGCCTATCTCATGTCCGCACTTGAGACCTCCGGCCGATGCTTTGTGGGGACCATCCACTCCTTCTGCGCCAGGCTCCTGCGTGAGCGTCCAGTGGAAGCCGGCGTCGACCCGGCCTTTACCGAGATGGACGAGTATGAGGACGAGCGGCTGCGCCGGGTGTCCTGGGAGGAGCAGATAGCGGGCCTTGCCGACGAGGTCGTTCGGGACCGCATCCTGGCGGCCGGGCTCTCGCCAGGGGAGCTTTTCAGTTTTTTCGAGACGGTGGCCGGGCACCCCGATGTCGACAGGTGGCCGGCCCCCGATCCCGTCCCCCCCGACATGACCGGCGCCTTGGAAGAGTTTCGCCGGTACCTGGCGCACATCGATGCCCTGCTGTCTCAGCTGCCCGACGAGTGGGGTTCCGACACGCTCATACCGAGGCTGCGCAGGATCCATCGCATGGCGCGAAACGCCCGAGACCTGGCCGATCCCCTGATCCTCTTTAAGATCCTGGAGACCTTCGGCCTCAAGGTCGTTGCCCGGAACAAGTTCTACCCCGGGGAAAAGGAGCAGGCTCAGGGCGAGGCCGAAAGGTGGGTTCGGTTCAACGAAGCCGTAGCCCTCCCCGCCGTCAGGAGGTTCATGGAGTATCGCTACGCCGTGGCTATCCAGGCGGTCCTGCCCGCCGTAGACCGCTACCGCCATATGCGAACCCTCCAGGGGTCGCTCAACTACGGGGATCTCCTGCTCAAGGCCGCCGAGATGCTCAGGGAAAACCCCGAGGTCAGGCGCTTTTTTCAGCGCAGGTACCGGCGCCTTCTGGTAGACGAGTTCCAGGACACCGACCCTGTCCAGGCCGAGGTCATGATGCTTCTCACCTCCACCGACACCGGGGAAAGGGACTGGAAGAGGTGTACGCCGCGGCCCGGGTCCCTCTTCGTGGTGGGCGACCCAAAGCAGTCCATCTATCGTTTCCGGCGCGCCGACATTATGATCTACAACGAGGTGCGCAGCATCATTACGGGAAGGGGGGGCGGTGAGAAACTAGATCTGTCGGCCAATTTCCGGTCCCGCCCGGAACTTCTGGACTGGGTCAACTCTGTCTTCGAGCCCTGGTTCCCGCCGGAGGAGACCGACGTGGCGCCGCGCTACGTCAACCTCGAAACCGGGCGACATTACGACGACGACCGGTCCCCGGTGAATCTTTCCGGCATCCGCACTATCCCTATACCGGCCCGGTGCTCCAATAAAGACCTGGTTATGAGATACGAGCCGGAGAGGATCGCTCGCACCATTCGGAACCTGGTGGACTCCGGGGCAACGTTGACCGGGAAGGACGGCCTTACCCGGTCCTGTACCTACGGCGATTTCCTCGTGGTGACCATGAAGAAGGAGCATCTGTCGCCCTTTTCCAGCGCCATGGACCGTTGGAGCATCCCACACCAGGTGACGGGCGGCGCCGCCCTGGGCGAGGTCCCGCAGCTTTACGACCTGTACCTGGCGGTGAGGAGCGCCGCGAGGCCCCACGATCCTGTGGCCCTGGTGGCGGTTCTAAAGAGCGGGATGTTCGGGTTTTCGGACGCCGACCTGCTGGCCTACCGTCTCGCCGGGGGGGAGTTTCGCTGGGACAGGCCGGTGCCGGCCGGGCTCCAGGCCGAACTGACAGAGAGGTTCTCCGACGTGACCAAACGGCTGTCCGGTTACGCTCGATGGCTGGCCACCCTGCCCATTGTACCCGCCATGGAGCGTATGGCCGAGGACCTGGGTCTCACGGCCATGGCAGCCATTCAGGCCGACGGAGACTTAAGAGCCGGGAGCCTGTACAAAGCCCTGGAGGTCCTGAGGAGCGCCGCCGTACTAAGGCCTCTTCTGGACCACGTCCTGGAGACCTTCCGGCTGCTCATCACCGGCGAGGAGGCTCACGACGGTATGGCGGCCCGGCCCGAGCCCCCCTCACTGGTCCGGGTCATGAACCTGCACAAAGTCAAGGGACTGGAAGCTCCGGTGGTCTTTCTAGCCACCCCGGTGGGAAACTGGAGCACGGCCCCCTCCTTGCACATCGTCCGCGACGGGGAGGAGGTGACCGGCTACGCTGAGGTGGCCGGAGCCGGTGGAGGCTGGGGGCGATCTCCCGCTGTGGCCCTCCCGCCGGGCTGGGACGACACCTGGGCCCCCCTGGAAGAGGCTTTCCTTCAGGCCGAGCTCATAAGACTCCTTTACGTGGCAGCCACTCGGGCAGGGAGCATGCTGGTGATCTCCCAAATGGAGAGAGGCGGTGGTTCCCACCCGTGGTCCTTTTTCAGCGACCACTTGCAGGGAGCCCCCGAGCTGTCTGACCCGGAGGGCATCGAGCCTCCCGACCTCTCCGAGAAGGAGCTCGGACCCGATGGGGATGGCGACCCGTCGAAGTATCCTCAAAAGTGGGAGAATCTTTTAAGGCCCGGTTACGAAAAAAGCTTCCCATCGCGCCGCGCTGTTCCAGGTAAGGACCCCCAGCTTCCCACCGGCGAGCACGGCACCGGGTGGGGAACGGTCATCCACAAACTGCTGGAGGTGGTCATGGACGCCCCATCGACGGACCAGGAACTCGAAGCGCTGGCTGAAACGTTTCTGGCCGAGGAGAAACTGTCCACGGAACATGCTGCCGATGCGGTAAGCACCGTGCGCTCCGTCACCGGGTCGGTTATCTGGGAAAGAGCGTTAAAGGCAAAAGACCACCTTATCGAGGTGCCCTACACCTACCTGAAATCTGAGGACCCCGTGCCCGTTTTAGAACCCGGCGTCATGGACCTGGTGTTCAAGGAAATAGACGGCTGGGTCATCGTGGATTACAAGACAGGAAGAATGGCGCCTGAAAGGTACCGGCCCCAGCTTGAAGCCTACCGGGAGGCGTGGGAGGCCATGGGCTGCGGCAAGGTGAAGGAGATCGGGTTGTATTTCGTGGATCATGAGGAATACGTTAAACTTTAG
- a CDS encoding diguanylate cyclase, which translates to MIGFSIESFFSIIEEMTDQAILLSVPDLHIVYANQPCLSANGRTLEEIKGLFCYSVTHHQDFPCDSGDHRCPARISMETEEPSTAIHSHKEEDGKEVLVQVTALPIRNSAGKVTHVLEIIRRKDELTLLYEDLKQKTGFLEDLIRTCPNGIVGNDRLGNIFLFNEGAEKIFGYNRAEVIGKIKVKNLYPEGKAREIMEQIHSENYGGRDKLLGFETHILDKQGRAIPIRISCTPLYEDGLEVGVIGFFTDISQRKAMEEKLVALTITDGLTGLYNRRHFQVMAQHEIERIRRSKGSSSLILLDVDNFKQYNDTYGHVEGDVVLQTLGQLIRTSFRTMDIAFRFGGEEFVVLLPDTSPTWALYPAERFRVRMAETTFLPAGSKEPARVTISIGIAELNPGHSLDEVVRLADEAMYAAKEGGRNRTVISGQPVNSPARRK; encoded by the coding sequence ATGATCGGTTTCTCCATAGAATCGTTTTTCTCCATCATCGAGGAAATGACGGACCAGGCAATCCTCCTTTCCGTCCCGGACCTGCACATTGTCTACGCCAACCAGCCTTGCCTTTCCGCCAACGGACGGACCCTGGAAGAAATAAAAGGCCTTTTCTGCTATTCGGTGACCCACCACCAGGATTTCCCTTGTGACTCCGGGGACCACAGATGTCCGGCGCGGATCTCCATGGAAACAGAGGAGCCTTCGACGGCCATACACTCCCACAAGGAGGAAGACGGCAAGGAAGTCCTCGTTCAGGTCACTGCACTCCCGATCCGAAACAGCGCCGGGAAGGTCACCCATGTCCTGGAGATCATCCGCCGGAAAGACGAGTTGACGCTGCTCTACGAGGACCTGAAGCAGAAGACCGGGTTTCTCGAGGACCTCATTCGAACCTGTCCCAACGGGATCGTCGGAAACGACCGGCTGGGAAACATTTTCCTCTTCAACGAGGGGGCCGAGAAGATCTTCGGATACAACCGGGCAGAGGTCATCGGGAAGATAAAGGTGAAGAACCTTTATCCGGAAGGGAAGGCGCGCGAGATCATGGAGCAGATCCACTCGGAAAACTATGGCGGCCGGGATAAGCTTCTTGGTTTTGAGACGCACATCCTGGACAAGCAAGGGCGGGCTATCCCCATCCGCATCAGCTGCACCCCCCTTTACGAGGATGGCCTGGAGGTCGGTGTCATCGGCTTCTTCACCGACATTTCGCAGCGCAAGGCCATGGAGGAGAAACTCGTAGCCCTTACCATCACCGACGGCTTGACCGGCCTGTACAACCGGCGGCACTTTCAGGTGATGGCGCAGCACGAGATCGAAAGAATCCGACGCAGCAAGGGGTCGTCTTCCCTGATCCTCCTGGATGTGGACAACTTCAAGCAATACAACGACACTTACGGACACGTCGAAGGGGACGTGGTTCTCCAGACCCTGGGACAACTCATCCGCACTTCCTTCAGAACGATGGACATCGCCTTCCGGTTCGGCGGAGAGGAGTTCGTCGTCCTCCTTCCCGACACATCCCCCACTTGGGCCCTCTACCCCGCGGAGCGTTTTCGCGTCCGGATGGCAGAGACCACGTTCCTGCCGGCCGGGAGCAAGGAGCCGGCGCGGGTTACGATCTCTATAGGCATTGCGGAACTCAACCCCGGGCACAGCCTCGATGAGGTCGTTCGTCTGGCCGATGAGGCCATGTACGCGGCCAAGGAAGGGGGCAGGAACCGCACCGTCATATCCGGCCAGCCCGTAAACTCACCTGCCCGGCGCAAGTAA
- a CDS encoding DUF1566 domain-containing protein codes for MSSKRILTRLILAVFLCLTVLSAVAAGADERFMDNGDGTVTDTRTGLMWAQTDNMGHINWHDAKLYCENIILSEYNDWRMPTIEELETLFDRSLDAYETICGRKVRSAPQIELSCGFVWSSEILYIPGGYPISAWVYNFSRGYRYSARMSQYRGYRALPVRSVGK; via the coding sequence TTGTCAAGTAAGCGGATCTTAACAAGATTGATCCTGGCGGTGTTCCTGTGCCTGACGGTCCTTTCCGCAGTGGCGGCCGGAGCGGATGAGCGGTTTATGGATAACGGGGACGGTACAGTGACCGACACAAGGACAGGCCTGATGTGGGCCCAGACGGACAACATGGGCCACATCAACTGGCATGATGCCAAACTCTACTGCGAGAACATCATCCTGAGCGAGTATAACGACTGGCGCATGCCCACCATAGAAGAGCTGGAGACCCTCTTTGACAGGTCTCTGGATGCCTATGAAACGATCTGCGGACGCAAAGTCCGGTCCGCACCTCAGATCGAACTCAGTTGTGGGTTCGTCTGGTCCTCGGAGATCCTCTACATCCCAGGGGGGTATCCCATCTCGGCGTGGGTTTATAACTTCTCGAGAGGTTACCGGTATTCGGCCAGGATGAGCCAATACCGGGGTTACCGGGCGCTTCCGGTGAGGAGTGTTGGTAAGTAG
- a CDS encoding DUF2155 domain-containing protein has product MRGKRIRPTVIIAVTILAMALIWGCQKKTEEINLDEEPAVQNVPMPKVPSTIKIPDEIAGKWKAVVVEVTDKDSNEKTDVTVNIGDTVPLGATGFKIYVEAFLPSFTMSGDVYTSTSADLNNPAAKVTITDAKGNEVFNSWLFALYPATHPFQHDKYAVILKDYVAAK; this is encoded by the coding sequence ATGCGCGGTAAAAGAATAAGGCCCACAGTAATCATTGCTGTAACTATCCTGGCCATGGCCTTGATATGGGGCTGCCAGAAAAAAACGGAGGAGATAAACCTCGACGAGGAACCCGCCGTCCAGAACGTTCCCATGCCGAAGGTCCCATCAACCATCAAAATCCCGGATGAGATCGCAGGAAAATGGAAGGCTGTGGTGGTGGAGGTTACAGACAAGGATAGTAACGAGAAGACCGACGTCACCGTCAATATCGGTGACACCGTGCCCCTGGGTGCTACGGGCTTTAAGATCTATGTGGAAGCGTTTCTACCCAGCTTCACCATGAGCGGAGATGTGTATACCTCCACATCCGCAGACCTGAACAACCCCGCAGCCAAAGTTACCATTACCGACGCTAAGGGCAACGAGGTGTTTAACAGCTGGCTCTTCGCCTTGTACCCTGCGACCCATCCTTTCCAGCATGACAAGTACGCTGTGATCCTGAAGGATTATGTCGCCGCAAAGTAA
- the serS gene encoding serine--tRNA ligase gives MLDARFLRENIEFAAQRLAARGGEHDLEPFRRLDAEKRALLGATEEMKARRNFESAEIGKLLKSGKDAASRKKAVRALGEKIRENDERIKTVEKRLGELLLTIPNIPHESVPVGLDESSNETIRTWGNMPAFDFTPLPHWDLGEMLGILDFPRAAKLAGARFSVLTGAGALLERALISFMLDLHTREHGYREVLTPVMVNSESMQGTGQLPKFEEDLFHVEGGQYYLIPTAEVPVTNLHREEILKDLDLPLTYVSFSPCFRREAGSHGKDTRGLIRLHQFNKVELVKFSRPEDSYSELESLTLNAEEVLRRLGLHYRVVVLSTGDLGFSAAKTYDLEVWLPSQGTYREISSCSNFEDFQARRAKIRYRPEGEKGTRFVHTLNGSGLAVGRCMVAILENYQQEDGSIFIPEVLRPYMGGMERIMRA, from the coding sequence ATGCTTGATGCTCGGTTTTTAAGGGAAAACATCGAATTCGCAGCACAGCGACTTGCCGCCAGGGGAGGGGAACATGATCTGGAACCCTTCCGAAGGCTCGATGCCGAAAAACGCGCTTTACTTGGAGCAACGGAAGAGATGAAGGCCAGGCGCAACTTCGAGTCGGCTGAAATCGGCAAACTCCTGAAATCCGGGAAAGACGCGGCATCCAGGAAGAAGGCCGTCAGAGCCCTTGGAGAGAAAATCCGGGAAAACGATGAACGGATCAAGACAGTGGAAAAACGTCTCGGTGAGCTGCTTCTGACAATCCCCAACATTCCGCACGAATCCGTTCCCGTGGGATTGGATGAAAGCTCCAACGAGACGATCAGGACGTGGGGCAACATGCCGGCATTCGATTTTACCCCACTTCCCCACTGGGACCTGGGAGAGATGCTTGGAATCCTGGATTTTCCCAGGGCCGCCAAACTCGCCGGAGCCAGATTTTCCGTGCTCACCGGGGCAGGCGCTCTCCTGGAGCGGGCCCTCATCTCTTTCATGCTGGACCTGCATACCCGGGAGCACGGCTACCGGGAAGTGCTGACGCCCGTCATGGTCAACAGCGAAAGCATGCAGGGGACCGGGCAGCTTCCCAAGTTCGAGGAGGATCTCTTTCACGTTGAGGGAGGCCAGTACTACCTCATCCCCACAGCGGAGGTGCCGGTGACCAACCTCCACAGGGAGGAGATTCTCAAAGACCTTGATCTTCCCCTGACCTACGTTTCCTTCAGCCCGTGCTTTCGGCGTGAGGCGGGGTCCCACGGGAAGGACACGCGGGGACTTATCAGGCTTCACCAGTTCAATAAAGTCGAGCTGGTGAAATTCTCCCGTCCGGAGGATTCCTACTCTGAACTGGAATCCCTCACACTCAATGCCGAGGAGGTGCTGAGGAGATTGGGACTTCACTATCGGGTCGTGGTACTGAGCACGGGGGACCTGGGGTTCTCAGCGGCCAAGACTTACGATCTGGAAGTGTGGCTTCCCAGTCAGGGCACGTACAGGGAGATCTCATCATGCAGCAATTTCGAGGATTTTCAGGCCAGGAGAGCGAAGATCCGGTATCGTCCTGAAGGGGAAAAAGGGACTCGCTTCGTCCATACCCTCAACGGGTCGGGCCTCGCCGTGGGGCGCTGCATGGTGGCCATCCTGGAAAACTACCAGCAGGAGGACGGTTCCATTTTCATCCCTGAAGTATTACGGCCCTACATGGGAGGGATGGAGAGGATCATGAGGGCATGA
- a CDS encoding CapA family protein translates to MKRFFIQATLMALIVVVAFPSHAHAWEGHTARIALLGDFLPASSAAPFLKSKGAAYLFDGVRPILGKSDAVFLNLETPLSAGGTPRAEKKYTFRASPRVATAMFTEGVRVVSLANNHILDYGYQALDDTMQALRAAGIFYAGAGMDVNEAAVPALVSTPAGDVAFLAFSNSLPKDFWAGKHRPGTLFGSPEAVKRSVTAASSKGNKGSVIVSFHWGKELMTEPREYQTALAHLAIDSGAALVVGHHPHVAQPIEIYRGRPVLYSLGNFSFGSYSKSVRVGLLAVANMDENGWCERLEIYPLAVDNTEVLFRPRRIMGPEGKKIFESLTETIPRKAAEVVWQDGRGVIIPRHGPGSGN, encoded by the coding sequence ATGAAAAGGTTTTTTATTCAAGCAACGCTAATGGCGCTGATCGTCGTCGTTGCTTTTCCCTCTCACGCCCATGCCTGGGAGGGGCATACGGCCAGGATAGCCCTTCTGGGGGATTTTCTGCCGGCCTCGAGTGCGGCGCCATTCCTGAAAAGCAAGGGGGCGGCTTACCTTTTCGATGGTGTACGCCCCATTCTGGGTAAGTCGGACGCCGTCTTTCTCAACCTGGAAACTCCGCTTTCCGCCGGAGGAACGCCCCGGGCCGAAAAAAAATATACCTTTCGAGCCTCCCCTCGGGTGGCAACGGCCATGTTCACCGAAGGGGTGAGGGTCGTTTCCCTGGCCAATAACCACATCCTCGATTATGGTTACCAGGCCCTGGATGACACGATGCAGGCCCTCAGGGCTGCGGGCATCTTCTACGCGGGCGCCGGCATGGATGTCAATGAGGCCGCAGTCCCGGCCCTGGTATCCACCCCGGCCGGTGACGTTGCCTTCCTGGCCTTCAGCAACTCCCTTCCCAAGGATTTCTGGGCAGGGAAGCATCGGCCGGGGACCCTGTTCGGATCCCCGGAGGCGGTAAAGAGATCCGTAACGGCTGCCTCCTCCAAAGGTAACAAAGGTAGCGTAATAGTTTCTTTTCACTGGGGCAAGGAACTTATGACCGAACCCAGGGAGTACCAGACGGCGCTTGCTCACCTGGCCATTGACTCCGGCGCCGCCCTGGTGGTCGGGCACCATCCCCACGTCGCCCAGCCCATAGAGATCTACAGAGGAAGGCCTGTTCTGTATAGCCTGGGGAATTTCTCCTTTGGATCATACAGTAAAAGTGTGCGGGTCGGCCTCCTGGCCGTGGCGAATATGGATGAGAATGGCTGGTGCGAGAGGCTGGAGATATATCCCCTCGCGGTTGACAATACGGAGGTCCTCTTCCGGCCCCGGCGAATCATGGGACCGGAGGGGAAAAAGATCTTCGAATCGTTGACTGAAACGATCCCCCGTAAGGCGGCCGAGGTCGTCTGGCAGGATGGCAGGGGCGTCATCATCCCCAGGCATGGACCCGGATCGGGAAACTGA